The Rhododendron vialii isolate Sample 1 chromosome 6a, ASM3025357v1 genome includes a window with the following:
- the LOC131330805 gene encoding protein S-acyltransferase 21, producing MARRHGWELPAHTFQVVAITVFFLLCVAFYAFFAPFLGRADIYEYVALGVYSLLVISVFILYVRCTAIDPADPGILVEADKTSAHRSQNGTDLTGNASVEEPSKEGLGDAGTPYRHSSSCCSKVGGLFCGCLVREDCRKDDDLLLEQSGEEDGLFCTLCHAEVRKFSKHCRSCDKCVDGFDHHCRWLNNCVGRKNYITFVCLMGMSLCWLVVQFGIGIAVLVRCFVDRKAVEHQITERLGDGFSRPPFASVVALCTAVSLLAVVPLGELFFFHMILIRKGITTYEYVVAMRAQSEPPGPSVDGEDQHSLPSSPTSSAVTAISGKSSVGMGLQYKGAWCTPPRIFMDHQDEIIPHLVPGRLPSTVDPDAVQPNDKGKLPSRPVRISAWKLAKLDSNEAVKAGAKARASSSVLRPVSSRHHPYDGDHFSSSNVSGRSSPVGTNQGFHDRRSKSGKSMVSSSKNSYPPSRASCEDLETCAHSLSNLSSPNRTINMTPSPLDQQTSNKDHFNPMYHSSGNQSPWPTKASNVNETTVTENVSRLPPMRQNSSAAAVVWDQEAGRFVSAATRSTVGGSSQVSGSELLYTSQSIFYGGPLLNESNRGLRSGSSISAAAPQRGPASSYYQQGRSQRGGQLPVFVPSDSQQNQFSSRLP from the exons ATGGCTAGGCGTCACGGGTGGGAGCTACCTGCTCACACGTTTCAG GTTGTGGCCATAACAGTATTTTTCTTGCTATGTGTTGCGTTTTATGCATTTTTTGCTCCCTTTCTTGGAAGGGCGGACATATATGAATACGTGGCCCTTGGTGTCTATTCCCTCTTG GTAATCAGCGTATTTATTCTCTATGTTAGATGCACTGCTATTGATCCTGCTGATCCTGGAATTTTGGTTGAAGCTGACAAGACATCAGCCCATAGATCGCAGAATGGCACAGATTTGACTG GGAATGCATCTGTTGAGGAGCCTAGCAAGGAAGGACTAGGGGATGCAGGAACACCTTATAGGCACAGTTCAAGCTGCTGTTCAAAAGTTGGAGGACTCTTTTGCGGTTGTCTTGTTCGGGAAGATTGTCGCAAAGATGATGATCTTTTGCTGGAACAATCTGGAGAAGAAGATGGTTTATTCTGTACCCTGTGCCATGCTGAG GTACGCAAATTCAGCAAACATTGCAGAAGCTGTGACAAGTGTGTTGATGGATTTGATCATCACTGCCGg TGGTTAAATAATTGTGTGGGGAGGAAAAATTATATCACATTTGTTTGCCTCATGGGAATGAGCCTGTGTTGG CTTGTTGTTCAATTTGGGATCGGCATTGCCGTCCTTGTCCGGTGCTTTGTTGATCGAAAGGCCGTAGAACATCAAATAACTGAAAGGCTTGGAGATGGATTTTCCCGGCCCCCCTTTGCTAGTGTTGTG GCCCTATGTACAGCTGTTTCTTTACTTGCTGTTGTGCCTCTAGGAGAACTGTTCTTTTTCCACATGATTCTGATACGAAAG GGTATCACAACATATGAGTATGTTGTTGCGATGAGGGCACAGAGTGAACCTCCTGGACCCTCGGTAGATGGAGAAGACCAGCATAGTTTGCCTTCTTCACCAACAAGTTCTGCTGTGACTGCAATTAGTGGAAAAAGCTCTGTCGGGATGGGCCTGCAGTATAAAGGCGCTTGGTGTACACCACCAAGAATCTTTATGGACCACCAG GATGAAATCATCCCGCATCTGGTGCCTGGACGTCTACCATCTACAGTAGATCCAGATGCAGTACAGCCAAATGACAAGGGAAAACTACCCTCTCGTCCAGTCCGAATCAGTGCATGGAAGCTTGCAAAATTGGATTCAAATGAAGCGGTCAAAGCAGGTGCTAAGGCCAGAGCTTCATCTTCAGTCCTACGCCCAGTTTCTTCTCGACATCACCCTTACGATGGTGATCACTTTTCGAGTAGCAATGTGAGCGGAAGAAGCAGTCCAGTCGGCACCAATCAGGGATTCCACGATCGACGCTCTAAATCAGGAAAATCAATGGTATCTTCTTCCAAAAACTCGTATCCTCCTAGTCGCGCAAGCTGCGAAGATCTGGAAACTTGTGCTCACAGCCTAAGTAACCTAAGTAGTCCGAATCGCACCATCAACATGACCCCTTCTCCGTTGGATCAGCAGACTTCTAACAAAGATCATTTCAACCCAATGTATCACTCATCAGGGAATCAGTCTCCCTGGCCAACAAAGGCAAGTAATGTGAATGAAACTACTGTCACTGAAAATGTATCGCGATTACCACCTATGAGGCAAAATAGCTCGGCTGCTGCTGTAGTTTGGGATCAGGAAGCCGGGCGATTTGTCTCTGCAGCGACAAGGAGCACCGTTGGTGGTTCTTCTCAGGTTTCTGGATCTGAGCTTTTGTATACGAGTCAATCTATATTTTATGGCGGGCCTCTTTTGAATGAATCGAATAGAGGGTTGAGAAGTGGAAGCTCCATATCTGCTGCTGCTCCACAGAGAGGTCCTGCGTCAAGTTATTACCAACAGGGTAGATCGCAGAGGGGTGGCCAGCTTCCGGTTTTCGTTCCCAGTGATTCCCAGCAAAACCAGTTTTCTTCTAGATTGCCATGA